The genomic interval ATTCTGATGGCCGGCACCAGCGAAGCGCTGGCCCTGGGTGTGAAGAACGGTCTGGATCCGGCGGTGCTGTCGGAAATCATGAAGCAGAGCTCCGGTGGTAACTGGGCGCTGAACGTTTACAACCCGTGGCCGGGGGTGATGGAAAACGCACCTGCCTCGCGTAACTACGAGGGCGGCTTCCTGGTCAACCTGATGACTAAGGACCTGGGTTTGGCGTTCGACAACGCGGTGAAGAACCAGGCGTCCATCCCCATGGGTTCACTGGCTCGCAACCTGTTCTCGCTCCACGCAGGGCAGGGCAATGGCACGCTGGATTTCTCCAGCATCCAGCGCCTGTACAAGCCAGAATAAACCCGCACGTAATGCGATTCCCTGGGCACTGAAAACTGTGCCCAGGGTCTCTGCTCCTACCCCAATGGCCCCTAGTTTGTGCGGCCTATATCAAGCTCGAAACTTATTCGTTACTGCACTGGGACAACCGGCTGCCAGACGCCTTTGATTCCACGATAACCGCGTGGGTTGGAGTGCTGCCCGTATTTTCGCCGGTGTGGGTTTGTGCCGGTGACCAGATGACGTCGCCTGCGGCAAAGCTTCGGTTGATGACCTTGCCTCCGGGCAGATGAATCACCCGCTCAAACGGTGCCAGCGCATAGAGCACGAAGGCCGGGTGCTGGTGCTCCTGAGTGATCTGGCCCGGCTCGTCGCGGTACTCAAGTACGCGGACACAGTCGTTTTCCAGAAGGACTTTGTACTTATCGCCGTCTGTAACAACCGGATCTGCGGCGAAAACAGGCAGGGCAAACACAAGGACTGCGAGGGTTAAACCGTGGGTGCGCATAGAGACCTCCTGAACAGGCCAAGAGCCTGCTCGTCGCCTCTTCAAAGTTTAGGTGGTTTAGCCGGTCACAGCGACGATTGTGAGGGTTATATTTTTTGCTGGGAGGTTGTTTCAGCGCGCTGTGGAGGGGGGCGGTGGCACCGCGTCTTCCGACGAAAAAGCGGCTTCAGGCAGATCGTAAAAAACCTTTTCAGCGGTCCATAATGGAACGCCAACGGCATTGCTAAAGATCTGAGAGCCTCCAACTACGCCGAAGAACATGCCAGCTGCGGCACCGCCGCTGGGGTCGCCCTCAATCAGGGTTGTTAGAGTGCCGCCAACCACGGCCAGTGGAATTCCAATGATGACACCCGGTGTTAGGCCGACAAACCCCGCTATTATCGTTGGTATGGCGACAAACTCGCTCTGATCTTCCTCCGGTAATAATACCGGTTGAAAGAGGTGGGATAGGTTGTAAGCACGAGCTGGGTTGGCTGCAATGAGTAGCCATGCGAAAACTGCGATTGACCCTAAACGCAAAGTTTTGAACTCCCTTTCTTTGTGTTTGGAGCAGCAATCACTGCTGCTCCGTATGCCGCATATCCTTTGCAGCTGAATTGCTTGTTTCCAGTCTCCCGCAACCTTGATTCGATTAAGGGGTACTACAGGCAGAGTGTAGTTACTCGACCGTTGTCTGACGTTGATCAAAAGCACAGTGCGGGCATAGACATTCAGGAAAAAAGGGTCTATTCATCCAAAATCATCTGGAAGCCACCGTATATCAATCGGCTGCCATCAAATGGCATCGGGTTATCGCGCATGCGCGGATCGTTCATGATCCCGGTCATGCCGGAGTCCCGGGCTTCTCGCGATGGCCACAGCGCCCATGAAAACACCACCGTCTCATCCTCGCCACACTGCACCGCTTGCGGGAAAGAGGTTATCTTGCCGGTGGGCACATCGTCGCCCCAGCACTCAACCAAACGGGTGGCTCCGTGCTCTTTGAAAATCTGGGCAGCTTCACTGGCGTGGCGGATGTAATCGTCTTTGTTCCTGGTAGGTACGGCGGCGACAAATCCTTCTACGTAGTCCATGGTTGGCTCTCCTTGGCGTGAACACGCTGAAGGCAACGGCACCGCAGGGACTTCTGCCTAGCGTGCGGTAAGTGTGATGTCCGGCCTGATAGATGGTCTTACCAAAGCGCCGGATCGTTGAATGCGTCAACGCATTGGGCGACCCCGGGCAGGGGCTTAATCTCCGCGCCTGTCAGGGACAGAACCAACCATCCCTCCGGTTGCGTTAATTCAAACGGCGGCTTCACAACCTGCTGAGAAACTGGCTTGAAACCCACCTTTGAATAATAGTTCGGATCGCCATAGGTGAAGACAAGTTCCACGCCGGATTTTCCCATTTGCTCCATGCCGAATCTGATAAGCCGTTGGCCGACGCCTTGGCCTTGATGCTCTGTGCGAACGGCAACGGGCGACAACAGAGCTGCTTTGATCGAGGAATCGAACTTTAGCGGTGTGAAGAAAATACACCCGACTATTTCCTGGTGCTCAGAGGCAACAAAACCGGAGGCATTTTCAGCATCGGTCTCGTCCATAAGTCGCTGCGCTAACTGCCCAACTAGCTCGCCTTCCGCCGGGCGGTCCGATTCTGCGAAGGTCCGAGTGAATAGCTGCTGAACTTCCTGCTTGTCAGACGTGTTGTAGGCCGACAGTGTGATACTCGGCTGGCTCAGAGTCAGCTCTCTTTTGTTTCCAGCAAACGAATCGAACAGCGCCCGGTGTTGCTGCAGTCCGTACTCATCTTGGCGGGTCTCATAATCACGAACCCACGCTATCAGGTTTTCCAGATTGGCATCCTGTTCTTGCTTGCTCGAATACTTCTCGGACTCCCAGGATCGGGTACGGCAGTGAGCAACGCAGGTATCGATTCCCGGATTGAGAAAGATTAGCTCCTCGCATTCATCCAGGATGGCTTCGATGATGTCAGAGTAGCAGCCCTCAATGATCCAGCTTTCGT from Marinobacter sp. LA51 carries:
- a CDS encoding GNAT family N-acetyltransferase, producing the protein MKVILMGNAGSGKSTLAKELSAKNSAERLSLDEVAFKRGTPERRPLQESIQAVKHFIQENESWIIEGCYSDIIEAILDECEELIFLNPGIDTCVAHCRTRSWESEKYSSKQEQDANLENLIAWVRDYETRQDEYGLQQHRALFDSFAGNKRELTLSQPSITLSAYNTSDKQEVQQLFTRTFAESDRPAEGELVGQLAQRLMDETDAENASGFVASEHQEIVGCIFFTPLKFDSSIKAALLSPVAVRTEHQGQGVGQRLIRFGMEQMGKSGVELVFTYGDPNYYSKVGFKPVSQQVVKPPFELTQPEGWLVLSLTGAEIKPLPGVAQCVDAFNDPALW
- a CDS encoding cupin domain-containing protein, with amino-acid sequence MRTHGLTLAVLVFALPVFAADPVVTDGDKYKVLLENDCVRVLEYRDEPGQITQEHQHPAFVLYALAPFERVIHLPGGKVINRSFAAGDVIWSPAQTHTGENTGSTPTHAVIVESKASGSRLSQCSNE
- a CDS encoding DUF1428 domain-containing protein produces the protein MDYVEGFVAAVPTRNKDDYIRHASEAAQIFKEHGATRLVECWGDDVPTGKITSFPQAVQCGEDETVVFSWALWPSREARDSGMTGIMNDPRMRDNPMPFDGSRLIYGGFQMILDE